In Rhizoctonia solani chromosome 7, complete sequence, one DNA window encodes the following:
- a CDS encoding UTP--glucose-1-phosphate uridylyltransferase, with product MSSYLSAPSNDGVKSTRQRGHSAMNFKTASTGVAAAAMRNELNRMIADVKDSSQRKIFEAEMHSFFDLFNRYLDVKAKGTKIDWDKIKPPPADRVIDYKSLPEQTECKEYLDKLVVLKLNGGLGTTMGLAGTPKSAIEVREGMTFLDLSVRQIEHLNEKYKVNVPLILMNSFNTDDETQRIIQKYANHNIQILTFNQSRFPRVGRESNLPVPRSATSDKSQWYPPGHGDIFDALKNSGLLDKLIAAGKEYIFVSNADNLGADVDLRILKVFAEGRKEGPIDYLMELTDKTRADVKGGTIIDYDGHIRLLEVAQVPSEHVEDFKSVTKFKIFNTNNLWMNLQAIKNWMSQGNLGDEDDGLDIIVNPKVADDGQPVIQLETAIGAAIRHFSGACGINVPRSRFLPVKSCSDLLLITSDLYSLEHGKLVMNPNRQFGQTPVVKLGDNFKKIANFQKRFRTIPNILELDHLTVAGDVWFGRKVTLRGTVIIVANEGSRIDLPDGSILENKLVSGNVSIIDH from the exons ATGTCTTCCTATCTCTCTGCACCCTCTAACGATGGCGTCAAGAGCACCCGTCAGCGCGGTCACTCTGCCATG AACTTCAAGACCGCCAGTACTGGTGTTGCTGCTGCCGCCATGCGCAACGAACTCAACCGTATGATTGCTGATGTCAAGGACTCGAGCCAGCGCAAG ATATTTGAGGCCGAGATGCACAGCTTCTTCGATCTCTTCAACCGATACCTCGATGTCAAGGCAAAGGGCACCAAGATTGACTGGGACAAGATTAAGCCTCCCCCCGCTGACCGTGTCATCGACTACAAGAGCCTTCCCGAGCAAACAGAAT GCAAGGAATACCTCGATAAACTTGTTGTTCTTAAGCTCAACGGCGGTCTTGGCACTACTATGGGTCTGGCGGGTACCCCCAAGAGTGCCATCGAAGTCCGTGAAGGAATGACTTTCCTCGACTTGAGCGTGCGCCAGATTGAG CACCTGAACGAGAAATACAAAGTCAATGTCCCCTTGATCCTCATGAACTCCTTCAACACCGATGACGAAACCCAGCGCATCATCCAGAAGTACGCCAACCACAACATTCAGATCCTCACCTTTAACCAGTCGCGATTCCCTCGTGTGGGCCGTGAAAGCAATTTGCCTGTTCCTCGATCTGCAACCAGTGACAAGAGCCAGTGGTACCCTCCTGGCCACGGTGACATCTTCGATGCCCTCAAGAACTCCGGATTGCTCGACAAGCTGATTGCCGCTGGGAAGGAGTACATCTTTGTTTCCAATGCTGATAACCTTGGTGCCGACGTCGACCTCCGCATTCTGAAGGTGTTTGCCGAAGGAAGGAAAGAGGGTCCCATTGACTACCTGATGGAGTTGACCGATAAGACCCGCGCTGATGTCAAGGGTGGTACCATCATCGATTATGACGGGCATATTCGTTTGCTCGAAGTGGCTCAAGTTCCATCTGAGCATGTTGAGGATTTCAAG TCCGTCACCAAGTTCAAGATCTTCAACACGAACAACCTGTGGATGAACCTCCAAGCCATCAAGAATTGGATGAGCCAAGGGAACTTGGGGGATGAAGATGACGGTCTCGATATCATTGTCAACCCCAAGGTCGCTGATGACGGCCAGCCTGTTATCCAGCTCGAGACCGCCATTGGTGCTGCCATCAGGCACTTCTCTGGAGCTTGTGGCATCAATGTCCCTCGCAGCCGCTTCTTGCCCGTCAAGAGCTGCTCCGACCTTCTCTTGATCACCAGCGACTTGTACTCTTTGGAACACGGCAAGCTTGTTATGAACCCCAACCGTCAATTTGGCCAGACACCCGTTGTCAAGCTCGGTGACAATTTCAAGAAG ATTGCCAACTTCCAGAAACGGTTCCGCACTATTCCCAACATCCTCGAGCTCGACCACTTGACGGTTGCTGGCGATGTATGGTTCGGTCGCAAGGTTACTCTTCGTGGGACCGTTATCATTGTTGCCAACGAGGGCTCCAGGATAGATCTTCCGGATGGCTCCATCCTCGAGAACA AGCTCGTCTCTGGAAACGTTTCTATCATCGATCACTAG
- a CDS encoding F-box-like domain protein produces MPVVAGTGVITSGITPNTRGLAALPNDILLKILEALDVESAVTFHRICKLLYVFATSRPAWLAIARMVSQNGILPLPLDKTYPAPSSLSTTEMKRAIQRGIIAQRALDRSSPALHVHSYLGTGSYLRQSSAYSLLSDQTVVHSAFLPGGRFLLTVQLDSSFACWDLESPTRTRSVRLQTGSDTVEDDEIVEPHCVAYWKTGGAYVEFAHDLVEEGNAVIVALLVIHTVPDQLPLIRNLHVLRIELPTPKSRRHSRPPIPDECMYNAQLLASAPIPHPLFVCSSYVHASGHAGLIGAMSTGPEVIFVLFFNPRPPPRIAPTPPFSMLTFAEAAAAVTALGNSRVTLVQCSFRTKPTRFYALGSAEHIILYCESGGCVYSYTHDVPSLRALAYARSAIDPVLVIPAPPPHEDPFPAGEHGTPGAPHIQKMCVVLRKRGPAWLEYGDDWVEYKPNPGTHKISALSMTIDAETTNLDAFQGLVIGIHGVDTNRKSVPRDDSMDMDIEMSVPDSARPQHIPNPQAVASPSPPPNTLPPTESYSSSQPASTQPPRYRRECRVRYKRTVFPSRLQCTWHELAALGVHGRRVVWIEGNGPPQDEGRLDVEPHDENATLRLMLSALEGSGPKEVSIPPSVRAQLTHVSCVAFEDSTGAIALATLDGRVILLQFT; encoded by the exons ATGCCCGTCGTGGCTGGTACCGGTGTAATCACGAGCGGCATCACACCTAATACTAGAGGTCTCGCAGCACTCCCAAACGACATTCTACTCAAGATACTCGAGGCTCTTGACGTAGAATCGGCTGTCACTTTCCATCGG ATTTGCAAGCTCTTGTATGTGTTTGCTACTTCGAGGCCGGCGTGGTTAGCTATCGCTAGAATGGTCTCGCAAAACGGAATACTTCCCTTGCCGCTGGACAAGACATACCCTGCACCCTCCTCGCTTTCAACGACAGAGATGAAGAGAGCGATCCAAAGAGGGATCATTGCTCAACGTGCCCTTGATCGTTCTTCTCCCGCGCTCCATGTGCACTCATACCTTGGCACGGGTTCTTATCTTCGACAAAGCTCGGCCTACTCGCTGCTATCCGACCAAACCGTCGTTCATTCCGCCTTCTTACCTGGTGGTCGCTTTCTTCTCACTGTCCAACTTGACAGTTCCTTCGCATGTTGGGACTTGGAATCACCTACCCGAACGCGTTCTGTTCGATTACAGACCGGATCTGACACAGTCGAAGATGACGAAATAGTCGAGCCACATTGTGTAGCATATTGGAAGACAGGAGGAGCATACGTCGAGTTCGCACACGACCTAGTCGAAGAAGGCAATGCTGTTATCGTTGCCCTTTTGGTCATCCATACCGTCCCAGACCA GCTCCCCCTCATACGAAATCTTCATGTACTTCGAATCGAATTACCCACTCCTAAATCTCGCCGACATTCCAGACCACCCATCCCAGATGAATGCATGTACAATGCGCAATTACTCGCATCCGCTCCCATTCCCCACCCCTTATTCGTTTGCTCTTCCTACGTTCACGCTTCTGGCCATGCGGGATTGATTGGTGCGATGTCGACGGGTCCCGAAGTTATCTTTGTTCTCTTTTTCAACCCCCGCCCCCCGCCACGAATAGCACCCACGCCTCCCTTCTCGATGCTTACTTTTGCCGAAGCTGCTGCAGCCGTTACAGCTCTGGGAAACTCTCGCGTCACACTGGTTCAATGTAGTTTTCGCACCAAACCAACACGCTTCTATGCCCTTGGTTCTGCAGAACACATCATTCTTTATTGCGAATCTGGCGGCTGTGTATACTCGTATACGCACGACGTCCCATCTCTCCGCGCGCTAGCATATGCCCGCTCGGCGATAGATCCGGTATTGGTCATCCCCGCTCCTCCACCCCACGAAGATCCGTTCCCAGCGGGCGAGCACGGAACACCTGGCGCGCCACATATTCAAAAGATGTGCGTTGTGCTCAGGAAACGGGGTCCTGCCTGGCTTGAATATGGTGACGACTGGGTAGAGTACAAACCCAACCCTGGCACGCACAAGATTAGCGCCCTTAGCATGACGATCGACGCCGAGACAACCAATCTAGACGCATTCCAGGGTCTTGTTATCGGCATACATGGTGTGGACACTAACCGAAAAAGTGTTCCTCGAGATGACAGTATGGATATGGACATAGAGATGAGCGTCCCCGACAGTGCCCGACCACAGCACATCCCCAACCCACAGGCCGTTGCATCCCCCTCCCCTCCTCCCAACACACTCCCTCCTACCGAGAGTTATTCATCCTCCCAGCCTGCCTCTACCCAGCCTCCACGATACCGCCGCGAGTGTCGCGTGCGATACAAACGCACCGTCTTCCCTTCACGTCTTCAATGTACCTGGCACGAGCTTGCAGCCTTGGGTGTACACGGTCGTCGTGTAGTCTGGATCGAAGGCAACGGTCCTCCACAAGACGAAGGACGTCTGGATGTTGAGCCGCACGACGAGAATGCCACACTACGCCTCATGCTATCTGCACTCGAAGGTAGTGGCCCCAAGGAAGTTTCCATTCCGCCCAGCGTGAGAGCTCAACTCACGCATGTGTCGTGTGTTGCCTTTGAGGATTCGACTGGTGCCATTGCCTTGGCAACTCTCGACGGCCGAGTCATCCTTCTTCAGTTTACCTAG
- a CDS encoding DNA polymerase epsilon subunit 1 — MARGQATFGIPGSGRGRGRNTNFRGGRGRGGFNRGRGRGGNPANGDTGPGPQRANEETRLEDRFEEARIRDEVDEKLGFGKYLEGPKRIGWLVNMHPTLVRDEEHKTGRAGVDYYFIQDDGDMFKATLIHDPYFYVGCKSGTESAVEEWLMKKYEGVILRINRVKKEDLKMPNHLLGHLRLYLQLQFANVSDLLAVRREIMPLALTNAAKLSAVDAYAEVVQAAASNSASMDIDYDNDDPDGMSSSRPRQAWGAEEDPAAAARARTADPSALITDIREYDVPYYLRVAIDCDIRVGLWYEVAMDAGQLTLTRLVDRVKRAEPVVMAFDIETTKAPLKFPDQATDCIMMISYMVDGQGFLITNREIVGEDIDDFEYTPKPEYEGPFTIFNEKDEVALLQRWFEHIRECKPTVMATFNGDSFDFPFVEARAKVHGLDLMLETGFARDSEDEFKSRACIHMDCFRWVKRDSYLPQGSQGLKAVTKAKLGYEPIELDPELMTPYASEQPQVLSQYSVSDAVATYYLYMKYVHPFIFSLCNIIPLNGDEVLRKGSGTLCETLLMVEAYKAGVIMPNRHEEPTGNTYEGHLLASETYVGGHVEALEAGVFRSDIATHFKIVPEAIQGLINDLDAALIFCIVEESKVPLESVTNYDEVKSKIQAALEDLRDKPLRQDNPLIYHLDVAAMYPNIMLSNRLQPDSVVDEAMCAVCDFNRPDKTCDRRMTWAWRGEFFPAQRDEYNMIKHALNQEMFPPRKPGLPERRFNELTENERTALLHKRLGDYSRKVYRKTKETKVVYRESIICQRENPFYVDTVRSFRDRRYEYKGLHKTWKRNLDLASEGGSLADVAEAKKMIVLYDSLQLAHKCILNSFYGYVMRKGARWHSMEMAGITCLTGARIIQMARQLVEQIGRPLELDTDGIWCMLPGTFPENFKFQTTKGKAIGFSYPCTMLNHLVHAQFTNHQYHDRVEKNSTKYKVHSENSIFFELDGPYKAMILPSSKEEDKLLKKRYAVFNEDGSLAELKGFEVKRRGELQLIKIFQSSIFEKFLLGTTTEECYAAVAEVADQWLDVLFSRATALADEELVELIAENRSMSKTLAEYGAQKSTSISTAKRLSEFLGSQMVKDKGLACKFIISAKPLGAPVTDRAVPVAIFSAEESVKRTFLRKWLRDNSLVDFDIRSILDWGYYIERLGSVIQKLITIPAAMQKVANPVPRIRHPDWLHKRVAALEDKFQQHKMTDFFKTAPRAPVDTQDGNADVDMEDFGKQKSADNRVKAVVKKPVKPAVAAPPKAPLPDPSKNYSAWIRAMRPRWEERRRERLGVDMDASVASIFKGARMTSTYVWEIVQIRPRRDPGKFTLWLSLEDKLVSVPLRIPREFYLNLKSPDISLFDDSYRTENVVRTLPRNHPCHHLFRVSVSEDEYLRMESHFAHLTNNPNVDGVYEMQIPHTMRAVLKLGTICTTTKENDISINRAQSLGLELNGLERAGPSLTQRTYLDGGNVLKPLFIYYATNHGRHVLVLVLPKGKFQVHMVSPGGNREPLRKMQEQYSALNSARKAAGGASLYEYPEAIETEFVFHKDEQKLMASLSAELGSVSDKHYSIVLSSSRDPEYFDLRVKNMHKFPVIPMLTDRAAHLVTAPLQWQNETVEKLMTQYLSFGSWLQTAIEQSTYFDVPLGNIGADSPLFFADVDFARRLWQNDSLLWWSPGLRPDLGGTEHDMNAPSDDPNSSVDLANPGCYTNVCLAVNVRNLALNSVLQSGIVNELEGTAGATAFDSASHTLNDYASGEARVSVTLGDSVISPQTFGILKGMAKTWLLDKVRNPGGPSQHAVDHFWRWLSSPSAQMYDPSMQRFVQGLMKKTFIQMLAEFKRLGSQVVKADFGHIILVTSKPPGTAGAYAAYLLNAVNSHDLFTHLELQPDRYYDFLLFMDSANLGGVVSEDAYSSSESSGPCVAMNWSIESFFPPAVRAAFHQDLRRIIVELYTEHQNHADVDRAPLRVIDNLTQDASAAPQDEVQQKTNEAVTNYLESRLTRRLLGRVAKILSSQKQAFIEEETREEWLWPLLPGSHRTMATPVIEYVKAMCACLTLIRTHSNEVGILRRNLLELVGVREFANEAHWSDPSARCRVPHVVCRTCTHVRDLDLCRDADLMERTPSRSRAGAMETKWECSACGSAYDRRAIESTLIDNVRSLIAAHQAQDLKCTRCKQIRIDDMSPHCKCAGPWQLTVGRAEALRRIRVLANVATFHGLPFLKEYAEATMARW; from the exons ATGGCTCGAGGTCAGGCAACTTTTGGTATACCAGGCTCCGGAAGGGGCCGGGGTCGCAATACAAATTTTAGAGGCGGGAGAGGAAGAGGTGGTTTCAACCGAGGAAGAGGCCGAGGAGGCAATCCCGCCAATGGTGATACTGGACCTGGTCCACAGCGCGCAAATGAAGAAACTAGACTCGAAGATCGATTTGAAGAGGCCAGGATACGCGATGAAGTGGATGAAAAGCTTGGCTTTGGGAAGTATCTAGAAGGTCCCAAGCGTATTGGCTGGCTGGTCAATATGCACCCT ACCCTTGTTCGAGACGAAGAACACAAAACGGGCCGTGCCGGTGTTGACTATTACTTTATCCAAGATGACGGTGACATGTTCAAAGCTACACTTATTCATGATCCATACTTCTATGTCGGCTGCAAG TCGGGTACTGAAAGCGCAGTTGAAGAATGGCTGATGAAAAAGTACGAGGGAGTTATTCTGCGTATCAATCGCGTCAAGAAAGAGGACCTAAAGATG CCGAATCATCTTCTCGGTCATCTACGGCTTTACTTACAACTCCAATTCGCCAATGTCTCCGATCTGTTGGCTGTTCGCCGAGAAATCATGCCTCTGGCACTCACCAATGCTGCGAAACTCAGCGCAGTCGACGCATACGCCGAGGTCGTGCAAGCCGCGGCTTCGAATTCCGCAAGCATGGATATTGACTACGACAATGACGACCCAGATGGCATGTCATCATCCCGTCCTCGTCAAGCCTGGGGTGCCGAGGAGGACCCTGCGGCTGCTGCTCGTGCTCGCACGGCGGACCCAAGTGCTCTTATCACCGATATCCGAGAATATGACGTTCCATACTACCTCCGCGTTGCCATCGATTGCGACATCCGAGTTGGATTGTGGTATGAAGTAGCTATGGATGCTGGTCAGCTTACCCTCACTCGTCTGGTTGATCGAGTCAAGCGTGCTGAGCCTGTGGTTATGGCTTTTGATATCGAAACAACCAAGGCCCCCCTCAAGTTCCCCGATCAAGCTACCGACTGCATCATGATGATCTCCTACATGGTTGATGGACAAGGTTTTCTAATCACAAACCGAGAAATTGTTGGCGAAGATATCGATGACTTTGAGTACACGCCAAAGCCTGAATACGAAGGCCCATTCACTATCTTCAACGAAAAGGACGAG GTTGCTCTTCTACAGCGCTGGTTTGAGCATATCCGTGAATGCAAACCCACGGTCATGGCGACGTTCAACGGTGACTCCTTCGATTTTCCGTTTGTGGAAGCACGCGCAAAAGTCCATGGGCTTGACCTTATGCTTGAGACTGGATTCGCTAGAGACTCGGAGGATGAATTCAAGTCACGGGCTTGCATCCACATGGATTGTTTCCGTTGGGTAAAGCGTGACTCTTATCTTCCCCAAGGGAGTCAAGGCTTGAAAGCTGTCACCAAGGCGAAGTTAGGTTATGAGCCTATAGAATTGGACCCCGAACTTATGACACC GTATGCGTCAGAGCAACCTCAAGTGCTGTCCCAATATTCCGTTTCCGATGCTGTGGCTACCTACTACCTCTACATGAAATACGTTCACCCCTTTATATTTTCTCTTTGTAATATTATTCCCCTCAATGGCGATGAGGTATTACGAAAGGGTAGCGGGACTCTCTGTGAAACGTTGCTTATG GTTGAAGCATATAAAGCTGGCGTCATTATGCCCAACAGGCACGAAGAACCGACAGGAAATACTTATGAAGGGCATTTGCTCGCTTCTGAAACTTATGTTGGTGGCCATGTCGAGGCATTGGAGGCTGGAGTTTTCCGTAGCGATATAGCCACGCACTTCAAGATCGTTCCAGAGGCTATTCAAGGG CTCATCAACGACTTAGATGCGGCTTTGATATTCTGCATTGTTGAGGAATCCAAGGTACCCCTGGAGAGCGTTACCAACTACGATGAAGTCAAATCAAAGATTCAAGCCGCTTTGGAAGACCTTCGAGACAAACCATTGCGGCAAGACAACCCTCTTATCTACCACTTGGATGTCGCGGCCATGTATCCCAACATCATGTTGTCGAACCGGCTCCAGCCTGATTCCGTGGTCGACGAAGCGATGTGTGCTGTCTGCGACTTTAACAGGCCCGACAAAACCTGCGATCGACGCATGACTTGGGCGTGGCGTGGCGAGTTCTTCCCGGCCCAACGCGACGAGTATAACATGATCAAACACGCCCTCAACCAGGAGATGTTTCCTCCCAGGAAACCCGGTTTGCCCGAACGTCGTTTCAACGAGCTCACCGAAAACGAGCGCACGGCACTCTTACACAAGCGGCTCGGTGATTACTCGCGCAAGGTGTATCGCAAGACCAAGGAAACCAAGGTTGTGTACCGCGAATCCATCATTTGCCAACGTGAAAACCCTTTCTATGTGGATACCGTGCGTAGCTTCCGTGACCGTCGATACGAATACAAGGGATTACACAAGACGTGGAAACGCAATTTAGACCTTGCATCCGAGGGAGGCTCTCTCGCAGATGTCGCTGAAGCTAAAAAGATGATCGTACTCTACGACTCGTTACAGCTTGCTCATAAGTGTATTTTGAACTCGTTCTACGGCTACGTAATGCGAAAAGGTGCTCGATGGCACTCGATGGAGATGGCTGGGATCACCTGTCTTACTGGCGCTCGTATCATCCAAATGGCTCGACAACTGGTAGAACAAATTGGTCGCCCTCTAGAACTGGACACGGACGGTATTTGGTGCATGCTTCCAGGCACATTCCCAGAGAACTTTAAGTTCCAGACGACCAAGGGCAAAGCGATCGGTTTTTCGTACCCCTGCACCATGCTTAATCATCTTGTTCATGCTCAATTTACGAACCATCAATACCATGACCGAGTTGAGAAGAACTCTACTAAATACAAGGTCCACAGCGAGAACTCGATCTTTTTCGAATTGGACGGACCATACAAGGCGATGATTCTCCCCTcgtccaaggaagaagataAATTGCTCAAGAAGCGGTATGCCGTATTTAACGAAGACGGCTCTTTGGCCGAGTTGAAAGGCTTCGAAGTCAAACGCCGTGGAGAGTTGCAACTCATCAAGATCTTCCAATCATCAATCTTTGAGAAATTCCTGTTGGGTACCACAACCGAAGAATGTTATGCCGCTGTTGCAGAAGTTGCCGACCAGTGGCTCGATGTACTCTTCAGTCGGGCTACAGCTCTTGCTGATGAGGAGTTAGTCGAACTTATTGCCGAAAACCGAAGCATGTCCAAAACACTCGCCGAATATGGTGCTCAAAAGTCGACGTCGATTAGCACTGCTAAGCGTCTTTCCGAATTCTTGGGTAGCCAGATGGTCAAAGACAAAGGCCTGGCCTGCAAGTTCATCATTTCAGCCAAACCTTTGGGAGCTCCCGTCACTGATCGCGCGGTTCCCGTCGCCATATTTTCTGCGGAGGAGTCGGTAAAGCGCACGTTTTTGCGTAAATGGCTCCGAGATAATAGTCTCGTTGACTTTGATATTCGTTCAATCTTGGACTGGGGCTATTACATTGAGCGACTCGGATCGGTCATTCAAAAGCTTATCACTATTCCCGCTGCTATGCAAAAGGTCGCCAACCCGGTCCCACGAATCCGTCATCCAGATTGGCTTCATAAGCGCGTCGCAGCACTCGAAGACAAGTTCCAGCAGCACAAGATGACCGATTTTTTCAAAACAGCACCCAGGGCTCCCGTTGATACTCAAGACGGAAATGCTGATGTGGATATGGAAGACTTTGGCAAACAAAAGTCCGCAGACAACCGTGTTAAGGCAGTGGTCAAGAAGCCTGTCAAACCTGCGGTAGCTGCACCACCAAAGGCACCCCTCCCCGATCCTTCTAAGAACTATTCGGCGTGGATCCGAGCTATGCGACCTCGATGGGAGGAAAGGCGCCGAGAGCGACTGGGTGTGGACATGGACGCTTCCGTTGCCTCTATCTTCAAAGGAGCTAGGATGACATCTACCTACGTCTGGGAGATTGTTCAAATTCGCCCAAGAAGAGATCCCGGAAAGTTCACACTTTGGCTGTCTCTGGAGGACAAATTGGTTTCCGTTCCTCTACGCATCCCTCGCGAGTTTTACCTCAACTTGAAGAGCCCAGATATCAGCTTGTTCGACGACAGTTATCGTACGGAAAACGTTGTACGAACGCTCCCACGCAATCATCCATGTCACCATCTATTCCGTGTCAGTGTTTCAGAAGACGAATACCTAAGAATGGAGTCACATTTCGCGCATTTAACCAACAATCCTAATGTGGATGGTGTCTACGAGATGCAG ATTCCCCATACCATGCGTGCGGTCTTGAAACTCGGGACGATATGTACTACAACAAAGGAAAACGACATATCCATAAACCGAGCCCAAAGTCTAGGACTCGAGCTGAACGGCCTAGAACGAGCTGGCCCATCTCTTACGCAGCGCACTTATCTTGATGGCGGCAATGTTTTGAAACCCCTATTCATCTACTATGCCACCAACCATGGCCGTCatgtccttgtccttgtcctcCCGAAAGGCAAGTTCCAAGTACATATGGTCAGTCCAGGAGGCAATCGTGAACCGCTACGCAAAATGCAAGAACAATATTCGGCCCTCAACTCTGCGCGCAAGGCCGCAGGGGGGGCCTCGTTATATGAATATCCAGAGGCAATTGAAACCGAATTCGTTTTCCACAAAGACGAACAAAAGCTCATGGCTTCCTTATCAGCGGAACTTGGCTCTGTGAGCGATAAACATTACTCCATCGTACTATCATCTTCAAGAGATCCAGAATATTTCGACCTTCGAGTCAAGAATATGCACAAATTCCCGGTGATCCCAATGCTCACCGACCGAGCAGCACACTTAGTCACTGCGCCACTCCAATGGCAAAACGAAACCGTCGAAAAACTCATGACACAATACCTCTCCTTTGGCtcttggttgcaaaccgctATAGAGCAGTCAACGTACTTCGATGTCCCACTTGGGAACATTGGAGCAGactccccccttttttttgcAGATGTTGATTTTGCACGTAGACTATGGCAAAACGATTCACTCTTGTGGTGGTCTCCCGGCCTCCGCCCTGACCTTGGAGGAACGGAGCATGACATGAACGCCCCTAGTGACGACCCCAATTCGAGTGTGGATCTTGCCAACCCTGGATGCTATACTAATGTTTGCCTGGCTGTCAACGTCCGTAACCTGGCCCTGAACTCGGTCTTGCAATCCGGTATTGTAAACGAACTCGAAGGGACAGCTGGTGCTACCGCCTTTGACTCTGCCTCGCATACACTCAATGATTACGCATCTGGCGAAGCGCGAGTATCAGTGACACTCGGCGACTCGGTAATTTCCCCTCAAACGTTTGGTATACTCAAGGGTATGGCCAAAACCTGGCTCTTGGATAAAGTACGCAACCCGGGCGGACCATCGCAACACGCAGTAGATCATTTCTGGCGTTGGTTGAGCAGCCCATCTGCGCAGATGTATGACCCCAGCATGCAGCGCTTCGTTCAAggattgatgaagaagacgTTTATCCAAATGTTGGCGGAATTTAAACGACTTGGCTCCCAAGTTGTCAAAGCCGATTTTGGTCATATTATTCTAGTAACATCAAAGCCCCCGGGTACCGCAGGTGCATATGCGGCCTACTTGCTGAATGCTGTAAATTCTCATGACCTATTTACTCACCTCGAACTTCAACCTGATCGCTATTACGACTTCCTTTTATTCATGGATAGTGCCAACCTAGGTGGGGTGGTATCAGAAGATGCGTACTCATCCTCAGAAAGCTCAGGTCCTTGCGTCGCCATGAACTGGAGCATTGAATCTTTCTTCCCTCCTGCAGTGCGAGCCGCTTTTCACCAAGACCTTCGGCGCATTATCGTCGAGCTTTACACTGAGCACCAAAATCATGCCGATGTAGATCGTGCGCCACTGCGTGTTATAGATAACCTTACTCAGGACGCATCGGCTGCCCCCCAAGACGAAGTTCAACAAAAAACAAACGAAGCAGTCACAAACTACCTAGAGTCGCGTCTAACTCGTCGCTTACTTGGTCGTGTTGCAAAAATCTTATCGTCGCAAAAACAGGCATTTATAGAAGAAGAAACACGCGAAGAATGGCTTTGGCCGTTGCTTCCAGGCTCTCACCGAACGATGGCCACCCCTGTTATTGAATATGTCAAAGCAATGTGCGCGTGCCTCACCCTTATCCGCACCCACAGCAATGAGGTTGGGATTCTCCGACGCAATCTACTGGAATTGGTTGGAGTGCGCGAATTCGCAAACGAAGCTCATTGGTCCGACCCTTCTGCGCGCTGTCGCGTGCCACACGTGGTATGCAGGACCTGTACTCATGTCCGTGACCTCGATCTTTGTCGCGACGCGGATCTCATGGAACGAACGCCCTCACGCTCCCGAGCAGGTGCGATGGAGACAAAGTGGGAATGCTCTGCCTGTGGTTCGGCATATGATCGTCGTGCTATCGAATCCACTTTAATTGACAACGTTCGATCTCTAATTGCTGCACATCAAGCCCAAGACCTCAAGTGTACAAGGTGCAAACAGATTCGAATAGACGATATGTCACCTCACTGCAAATGCGCCGGGCCCTGGCAATTGACCGTTGGACGTGCCGAGGCTCTAAGGCGCATTCGAGTCCTAGCCAATGTCGCTACCTTCCATGGACTTCCATTCTTAAAG GAATATGCAGAGGCTACCATGGCGCGATGGTAG